The nucleotide sequence acacacacatacggacaaagaggggggagggggggcagaaaaaaaaataaaacagTGAGGCTTTGGGTCTTTCCGATGTATGTGTAGCCGCTTTGCGAGAGTTCATTTTTTTGCTCACTCGGCCCGGTACACGTATGCAGCGTTGAGGTTCGCTAGGTTCGTCGAGGTCCAGGAAAGACACATATACGTGtcccgctccgcctccgttGGTGCCTCAACGCCAAAGGTCGGGTAGAAGTGATCAAACAGCTCACGTAGCGCATGAAGAGCATCCCCTTGCGTGGTCACACACCGCGCACTGGCCCAGGCGACCACGTCTTTCGCAAGAGTTCCCTCGACGTCCACGTAGCGGCAGTACAGCTCGTCAAGTGGCCAGTACCGACCAAAGCCATCATCTTCGATACACGAGTCAAGCACCGTTTCCCCAATGTAGCCCTTGCGCACGAGTTCTGCCACATTGGGTTGCATGCCTTGCCCCACATCGATGATGCCTATAAAGCGCAGAAGATTCAACTTCGCATGATCTGATGTGCCTGTCTCGGCGGGAAAGCGCAGGTAGTGTAACGGCTCATCAGGTCCGAACTGGAAGCCGTACAGAATGCCAGCGTAGTACTGGCGCGACCCGGATAGCGCCACAGCCTCCTCTGGGTGCTCCTTGAGATACGAGGCATGCTCCAGCGGCTGCGCTACGTAGCGGTACCCAATGTTGTCACCACGAAGCTGATTGTTCAGCATCATATCCAGCACTTTCCAGTTAAACAGCGTCTTGATGGCGAGCTGGGTAAAGAGGAGCTGGAAAAGCTCACCATCGTGGAGGGCAGAGTTGAGTAGCTTGTCGTACACAGGGTCAAAGTCGGCATCGTCCTCCGTCAAAAAGCGCCCGAGTGTTCCATCCATCAAGTCTGTCACTAAGTAACACAGCTGTGTTCTCGCATCGTTTTCCCCCCGGCGCACCTCGCTGGCGGCCTCCGCTGGCAACCCTTTCGGTGTCTGCCGGCTCACAATGAAATCATGGGCGCGGCCGCCACAGTACACTCCAAAGTCTTCGAGCTGATTCATCAAGACGTAAAACGCGACATCGGTGAGAGACTCTCGCACGTACTGCTCGTGGTCCATGCCATCCGGAATGACAAACACCTTCACTGCCACGGGGAGGCGCCACGAGCCGTAGGTGCCGCGGTATACaaggctgctgccgcctcgaccGAGAAATCCGAGCACCTCTACGTCAGTTGTAGGGCCATTGAAGATGGCGCAGTTGCCGGTCTGTATGTAGTTACTCCAGCGCGTGACCAAGCTCCCCCCCTTCGTAGGCGGGCTCAACGGACCAACAGAGGCGTTGAACAGCTCGCCGTGGGCCATTGTCGCCTCGCCCAAACCCACATCCTCGGCGTCTGCTACGACAGGAAGCGGCGACTCCTCGGTCTTCTCGGCCTCCTTCGCCTGCGCCGCATCCGCAGTAGAGACcaagacggcggcagcattgGGGCTTTGCGTGGACatggcgccggcagcggcatcaacGGAATGCATGTGCAACAACGCAGGCGGAATGCTCTTGGAGGCACACAGCGTCTCTCTCACCGATCTGGTGCCAGCCTGGTCGACTGTATTCAATAAGCTAGCAAATGCCTTCGCTCTACCTTGGTTGCAATCCGAGTTGGCGTCCGTACCGACAGCGACAGATAGCACTTTAGTATGACTGTCCATGGTCGCAGATGTGGCCAGTCGGTCCCGGATCACTGTTACTGATGATTTAGGGGACGCGGTGGATGCGTCTCTGGCTGTGGTCGTGATTGCCGACCCATTCACCGGGATGCACGGAAGAGGTGAACCACtcgaaagagagacgggCAACACGTCACCCGCAGGATGTGTGCCCGTCGTAGTCGCAACGGGAACAGAAGCGGCAGCTCGCTCGCTTGGTGGAAcaaaaaaacgagagaggcCTTCACCAGTGTGCCGCAACGATGCCCCAGCGGTGCACTCAGCGCAGCGGAACAAGAGCGGCACGAAGGACGAAGCGCCAGCCTGGGGGCCCCcagtggcgcggcgccacagcTCACCACGAGTGCACTCGAACTGGCCCTTCATTTGGTCGAAGAGAGCTACCAGCGCCAAGAAGGCCGTTTCAGGACTGCCAACCTCCAACGTTGCTGCCCACTGCGCCAGCTTGCGGCCGGCGATGCCTACGCACGGCAAGGTTTCGCCGGCACCAAAGAGTGGGAGCGCGGacgtctcctgcagctccgccgggGTCGAATAGAGCGGCAcaaccgcctcctccaggtTAAGCAACGTCAGAAGGTGGGTgcgagggggaaagagaagccaCTCATCGCGCTTCGTAGGGTGCTCAAAGGCGACGTGATGGCGACCACTCGAACGCACGGCGACAAGGTCGGAGCGAAGGTGCCAAGCTGACTGCCCAGGCAGTGTGAAAGTCATACCGCGAAAGCGGACGTCGAAGTAAGCGCgaaagagcagctgcaagTAAAAGAGCTGAAACACTTCGGCATCCCTGAAGGGCTGCGTTGTCAGAGAGAAGGGCCGACGCATTACCCCCTTGCGGGACATGGGGAACATGACCGCCACCGGCACGAGCCGGTCATGCCGCCTGTGGGTCCCTTTTTTGAGTGCACTGATCACagccgcggaggcgctcaCTTTTGCTTCGATGCGCATCCTCTGCTGCCCTACAAGGTCGTCCCAGTCGCACAGTTGGACCGCTGCGTAGGGAAAGTGTGCCACATCACAAGCACTGGCCTCGCCGAGAGCCAGATACAGGGCGGCGGTCGTGCTGAAGCGCTTCCAGCGAGGTACGACcggggcagcggtggtagcgACAGATGCAGCTGGCATGCCGACCGCCCTGTGGGCTGCGAGACTGGTGCTCTTCACGGCTGAACCATCCCCGCCCACGGACGCACTTCCCAATGACGGAGGAAGCGGTGTATCAAGCAATGTGCCAGtgccacctgcgccgccgaATGACGCATTGGCAGAGCGCAAGAAGGTTGTTGCCATGTCAGGGAGCACCATTTCGTCGGTCGTCTCCCTTCCAAAGTCCAAAGGTGGCGTGATGCCTGTGGCGACGGCCgtgtcgctctcttcgtccGGGCTGCGCCCGCGCAGGGGCAACTCTCGTGTAAGGAGTGATGGCAGAGCGTCGATGGGCTCCTGCTGTTCGTTTAGCAGAGGGAGCAGGAAGAACGCTGACCCATCCCAGACGCAGTTTGGGTACGTCTTCAGCAAAGACTGCAGTGGACTCGCTTcgccctgcagcacctcgatACGATAGGTGCGTGCCTCAGCGTCACCGAGGTGCACGGCAAGCGTCTCTGTGCGAGATCGGCTACGGCGTGGTCGTGTGTACTGTCGGCCATAtgagcggagagagagctgTGATGTTGGCTCTCTGTCAATGTTCTGAGCAGTTTTGCTAGCGTGGCACGATGCCATCCGCAGGTTTAGGCACGGAAGAAAAGTGCCAAGTGGAGAGTTGTTGAAGATGGCGGAGCCCAACAAGTGCAGTACTCGGTGCGGCGGTTGCCGACTCCCGGCCGCGTAACCGTTCCGCTCCTCACAGGGGAGCGAGAACTGCGCTGCACGGCGGTCACCtcgacgcagccgccaccgGGACGAGATCGTGCCAGCTCCCTCTGCCCCTGCGCTGTCACAACCTGGAGCGTCCAACGTTGTGCCGGACGCCAAAAACTCAAAGTGTAGAGGGCTCGAGACGGAGGCCACAGGCTTCTGAGGTGTATGATCAGGGACCGCTGTCAGAATGAGTGGCTGCCACGCTTCGTGTGGCAAGAGATGTCCTTGCCGATCTTGCCGAAGTGATGCTGTGGGCCGCGCGACTTGCAAGCGCACCAGAGTTTGActggccgcggcggccgcttcttcttccatTGTGGAGTGAGGCGAacggtgtcgccgctgttgcacagcagccgcaccaccaGAAAGAGCGCCCAACGGTCGTACTGGAACGAACATAGGTCGAGAGTCTGGCTGGGTAACAGCTGATGCTTTTCGAACCGCaggaagcggcagctgaCCGGGCGCTCGGCGTGGTAAGCTGCTGCTATCGGTGACTCCCTGCGTCGAGCGATGTCCACCATGAGCATCAAGCAAGTGTCTGTTTGGGGGTCGAGGGGTGATGTAGAAAGTCTGCACTCGACTCTCGAGTATTGCCTCCTGCACGCGAGGAGCTTCATGAAAAATGGGCTCCATTACTGCACCGGTGGTAACAGGGGAAGTGAGGAGTGGCAGTACACAGAGAGGTATATAGTTTTGCCTTGGCGAAGGTGCGAGTGCCTAAAAGGGAAACTTCTATCGGTTCACTCCAGTGAGGCACAAGGAAAGCAACCGAGAGACGAGCAagagtgggggtgggggtggggggaaggcgatgaccgaagcgaaagaagaagaaaaacaataAACAAGGGGCAGTGCAACTCCTAAACTGAAATCCTACAAAAGATAAGAGGTAAAAGAGTGATGGAATACATCTGACCGTGTATTAGGTATGTATGGATGAGTAAGGGTATGTGGATGGGTATCGTAGAGTAGTTAGGgaaacgaggaggaaggtgcaaagtgggggggaggtggtgtaTGGCCCACAGGCACGACACAGAAAAAGAATTATCTGTCTAAGAACCCCTGTGATTGAGCTTTAGGGTGAGTAaccgcgcacgcagcgcgcAAAGGAAACCAAACGAGGTGAGGGTAGTTCAGAGACTGCAGATTTGTATAGGCGCATCAGAGGTTTATCAGGCACAAACAATCACTCACTCGCACGCGGATGTGATGGGGGGAGCTGGACGCAAACTGTTGGatgggaaagaggaaggaggaaggaaaggtACACAACACCGCAAAGGCGCTGCGGAGCGCAAAtcgaaggagagagagaaatgtCAGgcgaaagaagggagagggaagcaaagTGAGCAGCGGAAGGGTCGTGACCACACACGGGtcgatggggggggggggtcggaAACctgaaagaaaaaggcatAGGTCATCCTACGTGTGCATCAATGAGGAATGAAAGAGGAGCGATGCGGTTCAGTTGGCTACCGCCCTGAGGTCACTTCTTGTTGATGGTAACCTTTATTCTCACCACTCCCTGCCGCGTTGCCCCCAAGAGCCTCAGCCTCTCTCGTCTCATGGCGTGGGTGCTTGTCACAGCACATATATAGATTTGATTATTGCGTTTGATCCGttgcgttgttgttgtcttttGCTCTCCACCCTCTGTGAGACAAAGATggctccctttccctcttcctctcctggGAAGCGAATGGGCTGTGGTTGGCCGCCTCCGTCATGAGGACGATCGCGCAAAAGGGCGGGGAAAGggaaacgaagaaaacaacGCGACGGGGCCTTCGGGCACTCCCTCCAGAACAAGAATGAAATGcgcggagaaagagagagagagagagagcagaagatGCACAGGTCACGTCTTGCCAGAcaacagaggaagaaagtAGAAACGGGCACAGTGACGCAACGCATGAAAACGaacgaaaaaagggaggtgatggagaaaggcaaaagTGGAAATCAGatcgcacagcagcgaagaggcAACAACGTCGCAGGACGTGGGTTGTTAGCGGACGTAGGCAGGTGGCGCACCAATCTGCGGCGCCACGCTCCGTCCGCTCTTGTCTCGCTCCAACTCCCGTTGATCCCTCTTCGCGGCCAGCCGCCGTTGCTGGTACTCCTCCAAGTCCTTGCGCATGCGTCGCGTCTTGCCAGCCTTTTCCTCCTTATTCCAGAGATACGGCATGAACCATGGGATGTTGCGCATGCGCTGGTTCACCGTATCCATCTCCTTCAGATACTTGACCCGCGTCTCCAGCGTCGACGAGTTGTCGCTGGCGTACGCctgcatctcctccttcagctcacACGGCAGCTCGCGCTCCAGCCGGCCGCCATTGTAGATCCACGAAACCTGCGGAATGTTCGGCCGGGTTCGAATGCGTTCCATGATGAGCCGCTGCACCCAGTGATTGAGTCGATGCAGTTGCGGCTCCATTGCAAAGCGCGCGGCCAGGTCAACGGTAGCCCAAACAATGTACACCAACTTGGAGCGACGCGACACAATCACCTCTTCGATCACCAGCTGTGCAAAATCAATCTGCTCGCCGATGTGGGCAGGACAGGCTTTCAAAGAGCGCCGCAAATGATAGGCGATCTTCTCCGAAAAGATCTGTGCAGACGGGGACATGTttgcgcggtggcgcaggtaGCGAACCTCCCTGCTTAGCATCCCATCCGGCTCAGGCGCGCTAGGCCACAGCTTTCCCTCGGCGAGCTTGCGCGCCGCCAGCGAGGTGAAGGGCACAGGCGGAGCCTCGTACTTGGCTGCCTCCTGCAATGAGTCGTACTTGAGTGCCTCTCGCTCCGAAAAGCCAAAGCTCTTGCTGTTGCGCAGAGGTTCCAAGTCGCCAAGGCCTTGAAGGGCGTACGTCGTATTCAGCTTCACTCCCTCGCGATCGAGTCGAGACCCAGTTGAGTAGAGTCGCTGCTCGACATAACGGTAGGACGACTGGTTGGCGGGGTTGATgttgcgcacctgcagcactgaGCGGATGGTCTCGTCACGCTGTGCTTTTGTCTGCTTCAGCGGCAGAACGGATGGGTTTCGAAATCGGTGGCGTAGCTTGGTTTGGTACTTCATGGAGCGCTTGCTCATACGTGCCATGCTGGTGGGCCACATTGCTCATCAGCGAATGAGTCGGCACAAATGACTTTAGTTTTGCGTGCGCACAACTCACACGAActcgagaaaaaaaaaagaggaggaagaggagagtcCACAGCAGAgtagacgcgcacacacacacacaaaaaataAACACGTTCACAATGAAAGGAAAGGATGAAGGAATGTGATGAGGTAGAGCAGAATAGCGCTTGCATTTCAGGAAAACAGAAACGTGAGAAAGCACTTGAAGGGTTGTAAGAGCACGAGAAGAGCTGGGGCGGTTGACGAAAGTGAAGTTTGAAATACCGTCGTGCCCCCGCCTCGCCCCTGGTTTCCGCGTCACCCTGCCAGtagctgcagccgcctccccccctctcctcctcctcttccccctcgtGCTCAGAATCGATAGACACATATCCTCATAGTCTGCGCTCACTGACCACAAAAGGAGTATGACACAAACCGAGATGCTAGGCGCTACTTGactctctgtgctgctgcgcttcaggGACAAATTCTGGAGTCGTGAATACATGTGAAGAGAACGCAACACTGCTGAGGCCGACACATATAGTGGAGGCCAGGCGAGCATCGCAAAGGGCAAACGGAGTCTGTGCGTACGTGTCTATCTCTGGTTCCGCTCCGCcgtcacgcacacacacacacagacgcagagggAGGCATAAAAAACCGAATGAGAGAGACAAGGCCAACAGTATTGGACCTCAGCGCAGCATGCACAATAGCGATAGGCGCAACCATATTACACTCACTGGCCGACACAGGAGCAAGTAGACGGCAGCACGCAGCCCTCTTTCGAAATACATCGGCACCACATATCCCCCCTCGCGAAGTCGTACTGCCCGCGGTCCTAACCCGATCGAGTAACGTCTACCACATCTCATGCAACAGTACTTCTTTTCCTTGCCTCCTGACGTGCCTTACgcaccttcgccacctcGTACTCCGGAATGGCAGCGACGTAGATACGGCGGCCGTGATAGAGCGAGGTGAGGGTGTACTGCGGGCAGCTCATCTTCGCCAGCATCGCGTACAACGTCTGCAAGCGCTCCTTCACAGATCCACGCACGGTGACTGCCGTGCTGCCAGCGCTCATCGTCTGTCGTGCAGGAGGCACCACGTcggagagggaagcagcggTACCAGCCACCTTGTAgcgagctgccgccgtgtAAGCGCGATAGAAATCTGCTTCCTCGGCTCGCATCGTGCTCAAATTCAGCGGCTGCCGAAACTGCGcagcctccaccgctgcccccatCTGTCTCTTGAGCTCAGTCCCCTCTATCCTTGTGGCGGACTCGTTCGCAACAGTGTCCTCCTGTACCAGCTGCAACAGGTGCTGAGCGTCATCAGCGTCCCTATCAGCTGATTTTGACATACTCTTCGAAACTTCTAGCGCAATGGTCGCACTGGTGTCAGCTTCGGGTGCGTTGACTCGGCGGGCGTTGACATCGTGCGGCGTGGTGCCGTTTGAGTcatcctcccttcttccgAAGTCGTGCAACTTGTCATCGAGTACCTCACGTGCGGCCAGAAATGCGATCTCCAAGTCCTGCGAGCGTGCCTGCACGCTGCTGACATTGTCGTCCACAATCATCAGAGAGCGGATGTTCACCAGTTGGGGCATCAGATATCCTGTACAGCCCTTCCACTCACCCTCGAGCGGCTCACGACGCAGTGTGCGGATGCCGTCGCCAGCCATAAAGGCGTTGAAGGAGGCGCACTGTGACATGAGAAACGGAAGTACCTCTGCTATGAGCTCGAAGCACGGCGCCAGAGACTCGGGGACCGTGTCGGGGTAGTCGGTGTTCCTGTTAGCGGCTGATGCAGCGAAGTCGTTGGTGATGATGCCAGGGCCAGCTTTGGCACCGCCTGTGGATGCTCCCTCATCCGTGAAGGCGGCATCTTTAGTTGTGCCGACGAAAGTGGCTCCACGCCACCCCGTTACCCGCTCCACGTACTCCGTCACACATGGGAATTGGTCCGCCAGCATCGACGACGGCGGATCGTCCATGAGGAAGAAGCCGGAGAAAGCAGCACTGAGCGTGACGTCGGCCAGGGTCGGGTGTGGAGTGCCAAGTAGAAAGCGTTCACTCGGATGTtcgtgcaggtgcgcctcaAGCGCCGTGCAGAAGCGCTGGAAGTGGTCCTCCATGAACGGCGCCGTCATATCAGACACACCCGTCGCCGAGATCAACCGCCTCATCACTTCGCGAAACCGCGGGGCCATCGAACGGGCAAAGCCGATGCCTGGGATGGGGAAGAAGTAGCGCACGTATCCCTCCAGCACATCGAGTGCGTCGCCGCGGATGTAGCGAAACATGGCACCGGTCTTCGCGAGCCACCAGCAGGCGTACACCACTACGCACCAAGAAGCGAGGTGCAATTGCGGATGCGTTTCTTTTCGGACCAGGAGCCTCTGCGTACGCGGAGCTGTCGTCACGGCGCCATCCGGGTGCgaaacgccgccgccaccacagctgccCTTACCAGCGTAACTGACCTCGCCCTTCGCGGAGCGAGCGATGGCCTCAACGTCCTCGTCCAGCTCCACCGCTTCCGCCAGCTGCCACACCTGCAACGGAGAAGAGCCACTTGGAGTCAACGTGCAGAAAACGCTGCGGGCGTGGTAGTACAGCGAGTACACGAAGGTAGTGGTGAAGCTCGTGCAGTACACCCGAAAGGGGACCTGCTTGAGACGGAGGTAGGTGACATGCTGATGCAGGGACAGTGTGTAGGGGGAGCCGAATACGCGGAACGGCGTTTTCGTCGGTCTACCACTCATGAGCTCCCGCACGACGCTCGAAGTACGCGAGGCGGACGACGACGTtgatggagggagggggactgCGTGAcgcctttttgtgtgtgcagctTGTCACCAATTCAAGCAGACTTGAGCAAAGCACTACGTGCTAGTCCACGTCTACGTAGGGCACTGCCAACGCGCAGTCCACGACGGGGTCAACAGCTgaaaacacacagagaaagaaaatgagGCTGATcagaaggaggaagaggcacgcTCACGGCGTTTGCCGGCGTTGAATTTGTGTCGAGGCATAGGGTCCCCATGGCACAAGAGTAAAACGGCAACAGACCGTGTGAAGGAGACACAAAAAGCGAAAGGCGTGGAAAAGACGCCCGTTGCAGCGCAGGATCAGGAGTGACCGTTGTGAGAGGATGGTAGTTGGAGCATGTAGACACAAGAGGATATAGGGACAGgggtacacacacaggagGCACTACAGAGCGAGTAACAGCGAGACCCACACTCATACACACGGAAGAAAAGGATGTCCTTGACAAATTGGTCAAGCGGTATACGAGATGAATAGTGTCGAAGCCGGCGTACGCGAGCGCAGCAACGCTCTGCGTCGCTGAGAGAGGCTATTCGTCGATGAGTCATACTTTCTTCTTCGCATTCATTTTGCATAGTTGTGCAGCTTTAACCTGGCGTACATGTGGCATATCCGAATAAGTGTGCGCGTGAATGCATCCTGTCCTTCGCTAACgtaagagaggggaaaggggagggagaggggtggaaTAGGAGGGCAAGAGAACTACTCGGAGGCCATGTCAAGAGGAATAAAGTGCGTCTTTTTATACAGGAGCATCGATGCGCGTACatgtctgtgcctgtgtacgGACAAGAGCGTGGAGCCACTCGTCCTTCCAGCCTCCTGTCTCACTGGATTGAGGCATAAAAGAGACTGGATGGGCGGGGCATGCTCTGGAGGCACAAACAGCGgagagcgcgagagagaagggggtcATAAGGTCTCTAAGGGAGGCCCTTATCAAAGGAAATGGAAACTAGAAGCAGCACTAAGAGGTAGAAGAAAGATCCCACGTTCACTGGACTAAGAACAATCGATCGTCCGCCAATCCCGTCATAGCGTTGTGTCCAGAGAAATCCTCCCAAGGATCGAAAGGGCGAAAAGAAATTTCCACAGGGAGTGGCGTACTCGCTTGCTGGCTCAGGAAGGGGCGAAAAATAaaatgaagaggagagaagacgagagTTATTCTTGTCAGCGTTTATCCTCTACGCTATGTCCTCGCCATCGTATAATCCCCGCCCAGGACACCTCTTTGAAGCTAACaaccacaacaacaacaaaaaaa is from Leishmania panamensis strain MHOM/PA/94/PSC-1 chromosome 35 sequence and encodes:
- a CDS encoding hypothetical protein (TriTrypDB/GeneDB-style sysID: LpmP.35.5420) yields the protein MASCHASKTAQNIDREPTSQLSLRSYGRQYTRPRRSRSRTETLAVHLGDAEARTYRIEVLQGEASPLQSLLKTYPNCVWDGSAFFLLPLLNEQQEPIDALPSLLTRELPLRGRSPDEESDTAVATGITPPLDFGRETTDEMVLPDMATTFLRSANASFGGAGGTGTLLDTPLPPSLGSASVGGDGSAVKSTSLAAHRAVGMPAASVATTAAPVVPRWKRFSTTAALYLALGEASACDVAHFPYAAVQLCDWDDLVGQQRMRIEAKVSASAAVISALKKGTHRRHDRLVPVAVMFPMSRKGVMRRPFSLTTQPFRDAEVFQLFYLQLLFRAYFDVRFRGMTFTLPGQSAWHLRSDLVAVRSSGRHHVAFEHPTKRDEWLLFPPRTHLLTLLNLEEAVVPLYSTPAELQETSALPLFGAGETLPCVGIAGRKLAQWAATLEVGSPETAFLALVALFDQMKGQFECTRGELWRRATGGPQAGASSFVPLLFRCAECTAGASLRHTGEGLSRFFVPPSERAAASVPVATTTGTHPAGDVLPVSLSSGSPLPCIPVNGSAITTTARDASTASPKSSVTVIRDRLATSATMDSHTKVLSVAVGTDANSDCNQGRAKAFASLLNTVDQAGTRSVRETLCASKSIPPALLHMHSVDAAAGAMSTQSPNAAAVLVSTADAAQAKEAEKTEESPLPVVADAEDVGLGEATMAHGELFNASVGPLSPPTKGGSLVTRWSNYIQTGNCAIFNGPTTDVEVLGFLGRGGSSLVYRGTYGSWRLPVAVKVFVIPDGMDHEQYVRESLTDVAFYVLMNQLEDFGVYCGGRAHDFIVSRQTPKGLPAEAASEVRRGENDARTQLCYLVTDLMDGTLGRFLTEDDADFDPVYDKLLNSALHDGELFQLLFTQLAIKTLFNWKVLDMMLNNQLRGDNIGYRYVAQPLEHASYLKEHPEEAVALSGSRQYYAGILYGFQFGPDEPLHYLRFPAETGTSDHAKLNLLRFIGIIDVGQGMQPNVAELVRKGYIGETVLDSCIEDDGFGRYWPLDELYCRYVDVEGTLAKDVVAWASARCVTTQGDALHALRELFDHFYPTFGVEAPTEAERDTYMCLSWTSTNLANLNAAYVYRAE
- a CDS encoding hypothetical protein (TriTrypDB/GeneDB-style sysID: LpmP.35.5440) translates to MSGRPTKTPFRVFGSPYTLSLHQHVTYLRLKQVPFRVYCTSFTTTFVYSLYYHARSVFCTLTPSGSSPLQVWQLAEAVELDEDVEAIARSAKGEVSYAGKGSCGGGGVSHPDGAVTTAPRTQRLLVRKETHPQLHLASWCVVVYACWWLAKTGAMFRYIRGDALDVLEGYVRYFFPIPGIGFARSMAPRFREVMRRLISATGVSDMTAPFMEDHFQRFCTALEAHLHEHPSERFLLGTPHPTLADVTLSAAFSGFFLMDDPPSSMLADQFPCVTEYVERVTGWRGATFVGTTKDAAFTDEGASTGGAKAGPGIITNDFAASAANRNTDYPDTVPESLAPCFELIAEVLPFLMSQCASFNAFMAGDGIRTLRREPLEGEWKGCTGYLMPQLVNIRSLMIVDDNVSSVQARSQDLEIAFLAAREVLDDKLHDFGRREDDSNGTTPHDVNARRVNAPEADTSATIALEVSKSMSKSADRDADDAQHLLQLVQEDTVANESATRIEGTELKRQMGAAVEAAQFRQPLNLSTMRAEEADFYRAYTAAARYKVAGTAASLSDVVPPARQTMSAGSTAVTVRGSVKERLQTLYAMLAKMSCPQYTLTSLYHGRRIYVAAIPEYEVAKVRKARQEARKRSTVA
- a CDS encoding hypothetical protein (TriTrypDB/GeneDB-style sysID: LpmP.35.5430) translates to MWPTSMARMSKRSMKYQTKLRHRFRNPSVLPLKQTKAQRDETIRSVLQVRNINPANQSSYRYVEQRLYSTGSRLDREGVKLNTTYALQGLGDLEPLRNSKSFGFSEREALKYDSLQEAAKYEAPPVPFTSLAARKLAEGKLWPSAPEPDGMLSREVRYLRHRANMSPSAQIFSEKIAYHLRRSLKACPAHIGEQIDFAQLVIEEVIVSRRSKLVYIVWATVDLAARFAMEPQLHRLNHWVQRLIMERIRTRPNIPQVSWIYNGGRLERELPCELKEEMQAYASDNSSTLETRVKYLKEMDTVNQRMRNIPWFMPYLWNKEEKAGKTRRMRKDLEEYQQRRLAAKRDQRELERDKSGRSVAPQIGAPPAYVR